A part of Osmerus mordax isolate fOsmMor3 chromosome 10, fOsmMor3.pri, whole genome shotgun sequence genomic DNA contains:
- the nploc4 gene encoding nuclear protein localization protein 4 homolog translates to MAENIIIRVQSPDGMRKIPSTKRETAAAFIKKVAKEFGFNSNGISIYLNRNKTGEILSQNKTLSLLKIKHGDMLFLYPSGSPGPAGEVMDVATPNSSSSLPSTSSSSISSSSSSSMSRSQSAAHIPEDEIDQYLAKQEGKIYRNKDPQLCRHGAMGKCVHCVPLEPFDEDYLNHLDPPVKHMSFHAYIRKLTGGADKGKFVALENISCKIKSGCEGHPPWPEGICTKCQPSALTLNRQKYRHVDNIMFENHTIADRFLDFWRKTGSQRMGYLYGRYTEHKDIPLGIRAEVAAIYEPPQIGTQNSLELVEDPKAAAVEEIAAKLGLRKVGWIFSDLLSEDTRIGTVRYTRNKDAYFLSAEECITAGHFQNQQANPCRLSPDGHFGSKFFTVVATGGPDNQVHFEGYQVSNQCMALVRDECLLPCRDAPELGYAKESSTEQYVPDVFYKDRDKFGNDITYLARPLPVEYLIIDITTTFPKDPQYTFSSTQRFPIENREVLGETQDFHSLATYLSQCTSTVFLDIVSDFHLLLFLVTNEVMPLGDSIGLLLDAVKTSNEELAQTWKKSEQWATIEQLCSTVGGQPPGPQEYGAMGGGPSASASSSAMWSCLHCTFMNQPGTELCEMCSLPRS, encoded by the exons ATGGCTGAAAATATT ATTATCCGGGTTCAGTCTCCGGATGGGATGAGGAAGATTCCATCCACCAAGAGGGAGACTGCAGCTGCTTTCATCAAGAAG GTCGCCAAAGAGTTTGGCTTCAACTCCAATGGTATTTCTATTTACCTGAACCGCAACAAGACGGGAGAGATCCTGTCCCAGAACAAGACCCTCAGTCTGCTCAAGATCAA gcATGGAGACATGCTGTTCCTGTATCCCTCGGGCTCCCCAGGGCCCGCTGGAGAGGTCATGGACGTGGCCACACCTAACTCCTCTTCATCACTaccctccacatcctcctcctccatatcctcctcctcgtcatcctccATGTCTCGCTCCCAGTCCGCCGCCCACATCCCCGAAGACGAGATCGACCAGTACCTGGCCAAGCAGGAGGGCAAAATCTACCGGAATAAAGATCCACAACT GTGTCGGCATGGTGCAATGGGGAAGTGTGTTCACTGCGTACCACTAGAG CCTTTTGATGAAGACTACCTGAACCACCTGGACCCGCCGGTCAAGCACATGTCGTTCCACGCCTACATCCGCAAGCTGACAGGCGGAGCCGACAA AGGGAAGTTCGTCGCCTTGGAGAACATCAGCTGTAAGATCAAGTCTGGCTGTGAGGGCCACCCTCCCTGGCCAGAGGGCATCTGCACCAAGTGCCAGCCCAGTGCCCTCACCCTCAACAGACAG aaatacaGACATGTAGACAACATCATGTTTGAGAATCACACCATTGCCGACCGCTTCCTGGACTTCTGGAGGAAGACGGGGAGCCAAAGGATGGGATACCTGTACGGCAGGTACACGGAGCATAAAGACATCCCCCTGGGCATCAGGGCTGAGGTGGCCGCCATCTACGAACCCCCACAG ATCGGCACCCAGAACAgcctggagctggtggaggaccCTAAAGCTGCAGCCGTGGAGGAGATCGCTGCCAAGCTGGGACTGCGCAAG GTGGGATGGATCTTCTCCGACCTGCTGTCAGAGGACACCAGGATCGGCACGGTCCGCTACACCAGGAACAAG GACGCCTACTTCCTGAGTGCGGAGGAGTGTATTACGGCTGGACACTTCCAGAACCAGCAGGCCAACCCCTGCAGACTCTCCCCAGACGGACATTTCGGCTCAAAGTTTTTCACGGTGGTGGCCACCG gCGGGCCTGATAACCAGGTCCACTTCGAGGGCTACCAGGTGTCTAACCAGTGCATGGCGCTCGTGAGAGACGAGTGCCTGCTCCCCTGCAGAGACGCCCCGGAGCTGGGCTACGCTAAGGAGTCCAGCACGGAGCAATACGTACCCGACGTCTTCTacaag GACAGGGACAAATTTGGAAATGACATCACATATCTAGCCCGGCCCCTTCCTGTGGAGTACCTAATCATAGAC ATAACCACCACGTTCCCCAAGGACCCTCAGTACACCTTTAGCTCCACACAGCGCTTCCCCATAGAGAACCGCGAGGTCCTGGGGGAGACACAG gatttCCACAGTTTAGCTACATACCTGTCCCAGTGCACCTCAACTGTGTTCCTGGACATCGTCTCTGACTtccacctgctcctcttcctggtcACCAACGAGGTCATGCCCCTCGGA GACAGCATCGGGCTCCTGCTGGACGCTGTGAAGACCTCCAACGAGGAGCTGGCGCAGACCTGGAAGAAGTCCGAGCAGTGGGCCACCATCGAGCAGCTGTGCA GCACGGTGGGCGGTCAGCCCCCAGGGCCCCAGGAGTACGGGGCCATGGGCGGAGGCCCCTCggcctcagcctcctcctcggCCATGTGGTCCTGCCTGCACTGCACCTTCATGAACCAGCCTGGCACAGAGCTCTGCGAGATGTGCAGCCTGCCTCGCAGctaa
- the pde6gb gene encoding phosphodiesterase 6G, cGMP-specific, rod, gamma, paralog b, with protein sequence MNLEPPKTDIKSATRVTGGPATPRKGPPKFKQRQTRQFKSKPPKKGIQGFGDDIPGMEGLGTDITVICPWEAFNHLELHELAQYGII encoded by the exons ATGAATCTTGAGCCTCCAAAGACAGACATCAAATCGGCCACCCGGGTGACGGGCGGCCCGGCCACACCACGCAAGGGCCCGCCGAAGTTCAAGCAGAGGCAGACTCGTCAGTTCAAGAGCAAGCCCCCAAAGAAGGGGATCCAGGG CTTTGGTGATGATATCCCTGGAATGGAGGGCTTAGGCACAG ACATCACCGTCATCTGCCCCTGGGAGGCCTTCAACCACCTGGAGCTCCACGAGCTGGCCCAGTATGGTATCATCTAG